Proteins found in one Limnobaculum xujianqingii genomic segment:
- a CDS encoding 4Fe-4S dicluster domain-containing protein translates to MVRQYGFLVDMRGCYGCKTCSMACKSENATPTGVLWRRVREFNFDDPNGMAFISMSCNHCDDPQCMKVCPADTYSKRPDGIVVQDHEKCIGCRMCIMACPYNAPVFDPVEGKTSKCNLCAERLDEGLKPRCVESCPAGVLQFGDIDELRKRYSADLSRIETRYKLPDHRISHPNIVIIPAGDKE, encoded by the coding sequence ATGGTCAGACAATATGGATTTTTAGTCGATATGCGCGGCTGTTATGGCTGTAAAACCTGTTCAATGGCCTGTAAGTCAGAAAATGCTACACCTACCGGTGTCTTATGGCGTCGCGTCAGGGAGTTCAATTTTGACGATCCTAATGGCATGGCATTTATCAGCATGTCATGTAACCACTGCGACGATCCTCAGTGTATGAAGGTATGCCCTGCAGATACCTACAGTAAGCGGCCTGACGGCATTGTGGTTCAGGACCATGAAAAATGTATTGGTTGCCGGATGTGCATTATGGCTTGCCCGTATAACGCACCGGTATTTGATCCGGTGGAAGGGAAAACCAGCAAGTGCAACCTGTGTGCAGAACGGCTGGATGAAGGATTGAAGCCTCGTTGTGTGGAGTCTTGTCCGGCTGGTGTATTGCAGTTTGGTGATATTGATGAGTTACGTAAACGCTACAGTGCTGATTTATCACGCATTGAAACGCGTTATAAACTGCCGGATCACCGTATCAGTCATCCGAACATTGTAATCATCCCCGCTGGTGATAAGGAATAA